Proteins from a single region of Sneathiella aquimaris:
- the gor gene encoding glutathione-disulfide reductase — MAFDYDLFVIGAGSGGVRASRISSSMGAKVAIAEEFRVGGTCVIRGCVPKKLFVYASHFAEDFEDAENYGWTVPKAKHDWKTLIRNKDTEIDRLNGIYHTILSNNNVELYESRATILDKNTVQVGDKTVTAKYILIATGGTPTMPDVPGIEHAISSNEVFHLDEMPKRVVVVGGGYIAVEFAGIFNGLGADVIQLYRGEQILRGFDHHVQAMVAQEITKKGVDLRTHANPAKIEKTADGLAITLEDGSVIEADAIMYATGRRPNTEGLGLEAVGVETSLNGAVVVDAFSKTTVDSIYAVGDVTDRIALTPVAIHEGMAFAETVFGGKPRAFDHSNVPSAVFSQPPVGSVGLTELEARLQFGEVDIYKSEFRPMKQTLTQGSERAMVKLIVDRATDRVLGVHIVGADAGEIIQGIGIAVKCGATKEQFDATVGVHPTLAEEIVTMREKYTGD; from the coding sequence TTGGCTTTTGATTATGATCTTTTTGTGATCGGTGCAGGTTCTGGCGGAGTCCGGGCCTCTCGTATTTCGTCTTCCATGGGGGCGAAGGTTGCGATCGCGGAAGAATTCAGAGTTGGCGGAACATGTGTCATTCGTGGCTGCGTTCCGAAGAAATTGTTCGTGTATGCAAGCCATTTTGCGGAAGATTTTGAAGATGCTGAAAATTATGGCTGGACAGTTCCAAAAGCCAAACACGACTGGAAAACCCTGATCCGTAACAAAGACACGGAAATTGATCGGTTGAACGGCATTTATCATACAATCCTGAGCAATAATAATGTTGAGCTGTATGAAAGCCGGGCGACAATCCTGGATAAGAATACCGTTCAGGTGGGCGATAAAACAGTTACTGCGAAATATATTCTGATTGCTACTGGTGGCACGCCAACCATGCCGGACGTGCCGGGCATTGAACATGCCATTTCGTCCAACGAAGTCTTTCATCTGGACGAAATGCCCAAGCGTGTTGTTGTTGTAGGCGGTGGTTATATTGCTGTTGAATTTGCCGGAATTTTTAACGGCCTCGGCGCCGACGTAATCCAACTGTATCGCGGCGAACAGATTTTGCGGGGCTTCGATCATCATGTGCAGGCCATGGTCGCTCAGGAGATCACGAAGAAAGGCGTGGATTTAAGAACACATGCCAACCCGGCAAAAATTGAAAAAACCGCCGATGGACTGGCGATTACTTTGGAAGACGGTTCTGTCATCGAAGCGGATGCAATCATGTATGCTACCGGCCGCCGACCAAATACCGAAGGCTTGGGCCTTGAGGCGGTAGGGGTCGAAACATCCCTTAACGGTGCGGTCGTGGTCGATGCTTTTTCAAAAACCACCGTGGATAGTATCTATGCTGTGGGCGACGTTACCGATCGGATCGCACTGACCCCGGTTGCCATTCATGAAGGGATGGCCTTCGCAGAAACAGTGTTTGGCGGCAAGCCGCGTGCATTTGATCATAGCAATGTGCCGTCAGCCGTGTTTTCGCAACCCCCTGTTGGGTCTGTGGGTCTGACAGAATTGGAAGCCCGTCTTCAATTTGGTGAAGTGGACATTTACAAGTCTGAATTCCGTCCCATGAAGCAAACCCTTACACAGGGAAGCGAACGGGCCATGGTCAAATTGATCGTTGATCGTGCCACGGATCGTGTTCTGGGTGTTCATATCGTCGGTGCTGATGCAGGTGAAATCATTCAAGGCATTGGGATTGCTGTTAAGTGCGGTGCCACAAAAGAGCAGTTTGACGCCACTGTAGGGGTGCATCCCACACTGGCTGAAGAAATTGTCACGATGCGCGAAAAATATACCGGGGACTGA
- the gabD gene encoding NADP-dependent succinate-semialdehyde dehydrogenase: protein MNLKDPQLFRQQGLIDGKWCDADSGANFEVTNPATGDVMGTVPKMGAAETKRAIDAAKKAMPAWAGLTAKARATILRKWHDLMIENTDDLARLMTMEMGKPLAEAKGEVAYAASFIEWFAEEGKRIYGDTIPEHQSDKRIIVLKQPIGVTAAITPWNFPIAMITRKAAPALAAGCPMVIKPAEMTPYSAFAMAVLAERAGVPAGILSVVTGVPQDIGGEMTSNPDVAKLTFTGSTATGKLLMEQCAATVKKTSMELGGNAPFIVFDDADLDDAVEAALASKYRNAGQTCVCANRLYVQEGVYDEFANRLAEKVKGMKVGNGLEDGVTQGPLINENAVKKVESHIEDALSKGAKILVGGKRHELGHTFFEPTILTGATTDMKVAREETFGPMAPLFKFKEEDEVIALANDTEFGLAAYLCARDIGRIWRVSEGLEYGIVGINTGIISTEVAPFGGVKQSGIGREGSKYGLDDYLEIKYMCLGGLDK, encoded by the coding sequence GGTGCGAATTTCGAAGTTACCAATCCGGCAACAGGCGATGTGATGGGAACGGTTCCGAAAATGGGCGCTGCAGAAACGAAACGGGCGATCGATGCGGCCAAGAAAGCCATGCCCGCCTGGGCAGGCCTTACGGCAAAAGCGCGGGCGACGATTTTACGTAAATGGCACGATCTGATGATTGAAAACACGGATGATCTGGCACGCCTGATGACCATGGAAATGGGAAAACCGCTCGCCGAAGCCAAAGGTGAGGTTGCATATGCCGCGTCATTTATTGAATGGTTTGCCGAAGAAGGGAAACGCATTTACGGCGACACAATTCCTGAACATCAAAGCGATAAACGGATCATTGTGTTAAAGCAACCGATCGGCGTCACTGCGGCCATTACACCCTGGAACTTTCCGATTGCGATGATTACACGTAAAGCAGCGCCTGCGTTGGCCGCAGGGTGTCCAATGGTGATTAAGCCAGCGGAAATGACACCGTATTCGGCCTTTGCCATGGCGGTTTTGGCTGAACGAGCCGGCGTGCCCGCTGGCATTTTAAGTGTAGTAACCGGTGTGCCACAGGATATCGGCGGCGAAATGACCAGTAATCCGGATGTTGCCAAGTTGACCTTTACCGGATCAACAGCAACAGGAAAGCTTCTGATGGAGCAATGCGCAGCAACCGTCAAAAAAACATCCATGGAGCTGGGCGGCAACGCGCCGTTTATCGTATTTGACGATGCAGATCTGGATGACGCTGTTGAGGCGGCTCTGGCGTCAAAATATCGGAATGCCGGTCAAACCTGCGTTTGTGCCAACCGCCTTTATGTTCAGGAAGGCGTATATGACGAATTTGCAAACCGCTTGGCCGAAAAAGTGAAAGGCATGAAAGTTGGGAACGGACTTGAAGACGGGGTAACACAAGGGCCGCTTATCAACGAAAATGCTGTTAAAAAAGTTGAAAGCCACATTGAAGATGCGCTGTCAAAAGGCGCTAAGATCTTGGTCGGCGGTAAACGCCACGAATTGGGCCATACATTTTTTGAGCCAACGATTTTGACCGGCGCCACGACAGATATGAAAGTTGCGCGCGAAGAAACCTTCGGACCCATGGCGCCGTTGTTTAAATTTAAAGAGGAAGACGAAGTCATTGCCCTTGCCAATGACACGGAATTTGGGCTGGCGGCCTACCTTTGTGCCCGTGATATTGGCAGAATCTGGCGTGTCAGTGAAGGTCTGGAATATGGAATTGTCGGAATTAATACAGGCATCATCTCAACCGAAGTTGCCCCTTTTGGGGGTGTGAAACAATCCGGAATTGGACGAGAGGGTTCAAAATACGGATTGGATGACTATCTTGAGATTAAGTACATGTGCTTGGGTGGCTTGGATAAGTAA